GCGATCGCCGACCGTGAGCGCGGCATCCGTGCCCACGGCGTCCACGGTGCCGGACAGTTCGACGCCGGGCGCGAACGGCAGGGGCGGGCGTTCCTGGTAGCGCCCGCCGATCATCAGCGTGTCCAGAAAGTTGAGCGCTGCGGCGGCGATCTTGATGCGCACCTGCCCGGGGCCCGGCTCGGGCAGTGGCAGGTCGGTCCACTGCATCTGTTCGGGCGTGCACCAGTCGCGGACCAGCCAGGCGTTCATCGCGTTCGTATCCTCGGGCAGGGGGTGGCGAGGATTTTCCTCGTCAGACGGGCGGCGGCGCAGCGGGTGACGATCGGACCCTGAAGCAGGCCGCATACAGCGTCGGGACGAACAGCACGGTCAGCATCGTGGCCACCAGCAGGCCACCCATCATGGCATAGGCCATCGGTCCCCAGAAAGGATCGGTCAGCAACGGAACCAGCGCCAGGATGGCGGCAGCGGCGGTCACCACGATGGGCCGAAACCGGCGTACGGTCGATTCAATGACCGCCTCGTGGCGGCTCAGGCCGGCCGCCACGTCCTGGCGGATCTGATCCACCAGGATCACCGTGTTGCGCATGGTGATGCCGGCGAGCGCCAACACCCCCAGCTGCGCCACCAGGCCCAGCGGCAGGTCCGCCAACCACAGCGTGACCAGCACGCCGATCAGGCCCAGCGGCGCCGAGGCCAGCACCAGCAGCGTCAGGCCCAGGTGCTGCAACTGCATCATCAGCAGCGTGACGATGGCGACGGCAATGATCGGCATGACGGCGCCGATGGCCTCATCCACCTCGGCGCTGAGCTCGCCGATGCCGCCAATCTCGAGGTGATAGCCCAGCGGCAGGCGCTGGCGTATGGCATCGAGCCGCTCCCGCAGCTGGGCGTCCACGTCCAGCGGTTGCACGTACCAGGGCAGGTCGGCATACACCATGATGGCCGGCATGCGGTTGTAGTGGCTCACCACGCCTTCCTCCACCGCCGGCTGAAGGTGCGCCAGCTGGCCAAGGGGCAGGCTGCTGCCGTCGGCAAGCGGCACCGGTACGTTGGGCAGGTAGCCCAGGCGCGTGCGCTCGTCCTCGGTCAGGCGCAGCACCACGTCGATGGTCTCGTCGCCGTCGCGCAGCTGGGTCACCGGCCGCCCCGACAGCAGCATGTCGAGCGACTCGCCCAGGCGCTGCGCGGACAGTCCCAGCGCCGTCAGGCGCGCCTGGTCCAGATCCAGCCGCACCGTGCTGACCGGCCCGCGCCAGCTGTAATGGACGCCGCTGGTCTGCGGGTGATCGTGCATGACGGCGCGGACCTGCGCGGCGAACTCGCGCAGCGTGTGCCGGTCCGGCCCGGTGATGCGGTATTCGATCGAGGACGGCGCCGGCATGCCGAACGGAAACACGTTCACCCGCGCCCGGGCCTGCGGCAGATCGCGGGCGATGCGCGTTCGCAGCGCCTCGCGCAGGCGGTCGCGCGTTGGCCGGTCGGTGGTCTGGATGTAGGTCTTGATGACATTGTGGGCCGGCAGCTCGATCCACAGGTCCGTGAAGATGCGCGGCGTGTCCGAACCGATGTAGCTCACCCAGCTGTGCACGCCCGCTTCGCCTTTGAGCAGGCGGTCGATGTCCTTGGCCAGCGCCTCGTTGGCGGCGAACGAGCTGCCTTCCGGCAGCCAGGTTTCGACGATCAGGTCCGGCCGGTCGGTGAGCGGAAAGAACTGTTTCTCGACCTGCCTTCCGGCCACGGCGGCCAGGCCCACGAGCAGCGCCACCGTTGCCACCATCCACCCGGGGCGGTTGACGCAGGCGCGCACCAGGTCGCGCAGGCGCCTGTAGAAGGGCGTGTCGTACACCTCGTCGTGATGCCCCACCTGCGCCGGCAGCATGCGGTAGGCAAGGTAGGGCGTGAACAGCACCGACACCAGCCAGGACACCAGCAAGGCCACCGCAATCACGCCGTAGAGGCCGAACATGAACTCGCGCAGCGCCGTTTTTGCCAGCGCGATCGGCATGAAGCCGGCGATCGTGACCAGTGTGCCGGTCAGCATCGGCAGCGAGGTGCTGGTGTAGGCAGCGCTGGCGGCGTGGAAGCGGTCCAGGCCCTGACGCATCTTCACCTGCATCATCTCGACGATGATGATGGCGTCGTCCACCAGCAGGCCGAGCGAGATGATCAGCGCGCCCAGCGAGATGCGCTGCAGGTCGATGTCCATCACCTTCATGGCCATGAAGGTCGCGCCCAGCACCAGCGGAAAGGCGGTGGCCACCACCAGGCCCGACCGCCAGCCCAGCGTGGCGTAGCTGACCAGCAGCACGATGCCGACGGCCACCGCCAGCTTGAACAGGAACTTGTCGAGCGTGTGCGTGACCACCTGCGGCTCGTCGGCGACCAGCGTGGCCTGCACGCCCACCGTCAGGCCGGCCTGCAGGCGCCCCATCAGCGCCACCACGTCGCGGCGCAGATCGACCACATTGCCGCCGGCAGCCATCGAGATGGCGAGTCCCACCGCCGGATGGCCGTTCACGCGCATGAGCTGTTCTGCCGGATACTGGTATCCGGCGCTGATTTCGGCCAGATCGCCCACCGTCAGCAGCCGGCCATCGGCGGCCGGAACCGGCACCCGGCGCACGTCTTCCACGCTGCCGAACTGGCCGCCCAGGCGCAGGCGCAGGCGATCGGTGGTGTTCTCGATATGGCCGGCCGCCTGCATGGCGTTGTGGCCGGCGATGGCCTCGGTCAGCGCCAGTGGGCTCACACGCAGATTGCCCAGCCGTGCCGTCGACAGGTTCAGGTACACCCGCTGCGGCTGGGCACCGATCAGGACCACTTTCTCGACGATCGGCAGGCGCAGCAGCTCCTCGCGCAGCCAGTCGGCCTGATCCTTCAGCTCCGCATAGCTGAACTCGTCGCCCCAGATGCCATACACCAGCGGGTAGACGTCGCCGAACTCGTCGTTGAAATACGGGCCCTGCACGCCCGGCGGCAGGGTGTCGCGGATGTCGCCGACCTTCTTGCGCACCTGGTACCAGATGTCTGGCACCTTGGTCTTCGGATCGGTCAGGCTGTTTTCGAGGTTGACCCAGATCCATGCCTCGCCGGGCTTCGATGTGCTGATCAGACTGTCCAGATACGGCGTGTCCTGCAGCTTGCGCTCGATCTTGTCGACCACCTGCTGCTCGATCTGCTCGGCACTGGCGCCGGGCCAGAACACGCGTATCGGCATGGCGCGCATGGTCCAGTTCGGCATGTCGGTCTGCCCCAGGCCAAAAAATGCCACCGCGCCCCCCAGCAGGAGCAGACCGATCAGGTAGACCGTCAGGGCAGGGCGGCGCAGACCCCATTCAGCCAGGTTGTAGCGGGACATGCGGCCGCTCAGGGCAGGCTGACGGCCTGTCCGTCGCGCAGATCGTGCACGCCGGCAGTCACCACCCAGTCACCGGCGCCAAGGCCGTCGGCGATGGAGACCCGATCGCCCTGCACCGGGCCGAGTGTCACCGGGCGCAGCCGGACCGCCCCGTTGGTGTCGACCACCCACACCGCCGGCTGGCCGTCATCACGCTTGAGCACGGCAGCGGACGGAATGGCCGGCAGCGCGACCGGCCCAGCAAATGCGACAGTGGCGCTGCTGCCAAGGCCGGGCGGCGGGCCATCGGTAACCGGCAGCGTGGTGCGCACGCGGTAGGTGCGGCTGCCGTCGGCGGCCTGCGGCGCGATTTCCCGCACCTTCGCCGTGAGCGGATGATCCGGCTGCGTCCACAGCGTGACCTGAACGGTGTCCGGCAACCCGGCGCGCTGGTGTTCGGGCAGGTCGAAGACCGCCTCGATCTGCCCGGCCTGCGCAAGGCTGAAGGCCGGCTGGCCGGCGCTCACCACCTGGCCGGCTTCGATCATGCGGGCGGTGATGACGCCCGCGGTCGGCGCCGTCAGCGCAGCGTAGGCCAGATCCCGACGGGCCAGTTGCAGCTGCGCGGTCAGTGCCGCGACCTGCGCCGCGGCAGCCTGGTCCCGGTAAGTGGCGCGGTCAAAATCGGCCTGGCTGACGAAGCCCTTGGGTCGCAACTCATTGGCCCGGCGCAGCGCTGCCCCGGCGTCCCCGCGCTCGGCGCGACTGGCGCTCAGGCGGGCGCTCAGCTCGCGCACGCGCAGGCGAAGATCGGTGCTATCGATACGGGCCAGCACGGCGCCTGCCGCGACCGTGTCACCGACTTCGGCCTGGCGGGCGCTGACCCGGCCGCTGACCTGAAACGCCAACACCGTCTCGTGCCGGGCTTCGATACGGGCCGCGTAGCGTTGCTGGGCCGCGAACTCACCCGCTGCCGGCACCTGCACGGCGCGCACCGGACGCGGCGGCGGGAGTTCCGCTGGTTGCCGTGAACAGCCGGCGAGCGGCAGACCTGCAGCCAACATCCCGGCGCCAACAATCCGTCGAAGAGCCGTAATAAAAGTCATGCTGACCGCGCGGTCCATTGCGAGGGGGCGGTAGGGTAGCACTGCCGATTGAACCGCCGAACGCGCCAGCCGTGGCCGCTGCGCCGGCACGGTACGCATGCGCCGGCGAGAGAAAAAAGCCATGAACGCCATGAACGCCGGCGGCGCGCCTTGTGCAGGCGGCTGCGCGCGCGTAAGGTGCCGGCCACCGTGCGCTGTGAGGAGGGAGTCGCTGTTGGATATCCGCTTTTTGCGTTCCTTTCTTGCCAATCCACTGCGCATGGGGTCGGCATTTCCCAGCAGTCCGGCATTGGCCGGCCAGATCACCGACCCGATCAACTTTGCCCGCGCCCGGGTGATCGTGGAACTCGGACCGGGCACGGGTGCCTTCACGCGTCTTCTGGCACAGCGGGCTCACCCGGCGTGCCGAGTTCTGGCGCTGGAGCTTGATACCGAGCTGGCGGCTTACGTGGCTACCCGCTACCCGCGCGTCGAGGTGATCAACGCCGCCGCACAGTGCCTGCCCGAGGTGCTTGCCGAGCGCGGCATACCGCAGGTCGATGCGGTGGTCTGCGGGTTGCCGTTTGCCAATTTCAGCGCCGCGCACCAGGCCTCGGTCGTCAACGCCGTGCGCGCGGCACTGCGGCCGGGCGGGTCGTTTGTGTCCTACAGCTTCGTGCATGCACAGGTGCTGCCGACCAGTCGTCGTTTCCGGCGCAGTCTGCAGGATCTGTTCGGGCATCTGGACATTCATCCGGTGTTCCTGAACGCGCCGCCGGCGTTGGTCTACAGTTGTGTTGCGTGACATGGCGTTCGCTCGCGCCTGACGCGATGGTTGCCAATCCGGCGTCGGCTCAGGCAATTTAACGGACAGTCGTTTGTACCGCGGTAGCGCGGTTCGTTCACGGAGGAACGCGGCATGAAGATCGACGATCTTGGTCACCCGGGCCAACTGGTGGACCCCGAAACCGGCCTGGTCAGCCGCCGCATATTTACCGATCCGGAAATTCACCGCCTGGAGCTGACGCGCGTTTTCGCGCGCAGCTGGCTGTTTGTGGGCCACGACAGCGAGCTGCCCAAAGCGGGTGATTACCTGCGCCGGGTAATGGGTGACGATCCGGTGATCCTGGCCCGCGGGCAGGATGGCGCGCTGCGCGTGTTCCTGAACGCCTGCCCGCATCGGGGCGCACTGCTGTGCCGTGCCGACGCCGGAAATGCCATGGGCTATGTGTGTCCGTATCACGGCTGGAGCTTCGACAACACCGGCCAGCTCACCGCCATGGCGGACGCGCCGGAGGCCTACAAGGGCCGCGTGGATTTGGCCACCTTCAACCTGGTGCAGGCGCGCGTTGGCGTGCACGCCGGGCTGATCTTCGCCACCTTCGATCCGCAGGCGCCGAGTCTGGACGAATACCTGGGCGACGCCCGCTGGTACATCGACATGTTGTTCGCGCGCACGCCGGGCGGCGCGCAGGCGCTCGGCGCGCCGATCCGCTGGGTGGCGCAGAAAAACTGGAAATACGGCGCCGTCAACTTCGCCGCCGACGGCCCGCATGCACTCAAGACGCACGGCCCGATCACGCGCAAGATTGCAGGCGGCATGCCGCTGGAGGTGCTGCGCGACCTGGCCATCGAAGGCCCGGCGGTGCGTGCCGGCAACGGCCACGGCTGCATTTTCGTGGACCTGCCACCGGGCATGCCGCCGTGGGTGGGTTTTCACCCGGACATGGTGGCGCTGTACCAGAAGACGCTCACGCCGGGCCAGTTACAGCTCAAATCGAAGCTGTTCAACAAGGTGATGACCATCTTCCCGAACCTGTCCTGGGTGCATTTCCCGATCACGTTCCGGCCCGACCAGCCGCCGGTGAATTTTTTCAACGTGCGCGTCTGGCAGCCGACCGGGCCGGATCGCACCGAGATCTGGAACTGGTTCTTCGCCGACCGCGAGGCGCCGGACGAGTACAAGCAGGCGAGCCTGCAGGCCGGCATCCGCACCTTCACCGCCGCCGGCACCTTCGACCAGGACGATGCCGAGGCCTGGGCTGCCATCGACGCCGGCAGCCGCGGCACCATCGGCCGCGAGCGCATGAGCAGCTTTCAGATGATTCTGGCCTCGCAGGACGAACGTATTGCGGACTTCCCCGGGCCGGGCGAGGCTTACCGCTCGACCTACTCGGAAATGTCCGAGTTCGGGCTGTTGCTGCGCTGGCGCGAGTTGATGGCAGGCTGAGGTCGGGGCGATGGAAAACAACCCACAAGTCGACGACGCCACCTACCGGCGCATCCTGAATTTTCTGTACGACGAGGCCGAGCTGTTCGACCAGCACGCCTACGGTCGCTGGCTGGAGCGGGTCACGCCGGATATTCGCTACCGGATGCCGGGACGGGGTTTTTACGAAGGCCAGGCGCCGCAGTCGCAGTTCGTGAATGGCTACTTCGACGACGACTACGCCACCCTGGCAACGCGCATCGAGCTGTGGTCGCGGCCTTCGACGACGACGGCCGAGAGCCCGCCGACCATCACTCGCCACTTCGTGACCAACATCCGCGCCTACGACGGCGGTCAGCCGGGCACGTTCCTGGTGACCAGCCACGTGCTGGTATTTCGCGTGCGCCCGACGCAAAGCACGCCGTATTTCTTCTCCGGTCGCCGCGAGGATCGGCTGCGCGAGGAGGGCGGCGAGCTGCGCCTGGCGGCGCGCGACATCCTGATGGACGAGGTCGTGCTGATGAGCCCGAACCTGAGCTTCCTGGTCTGAGCGGCTGCGTGAATCAGCCTCGCCCGCCCTCGGGTAGGCAGCGTCGATAAACCGCCGGCTGGGCGGTTTCGGGGGGAATGGAATTGGCGGAGAGGGTGTCCGCTGTATGGGGTTCCAGCGCGTTCCCAAGACTTCCGGCAAACGTAAGCACTGGAGCGGTTTTCAAGGGAATTGAGTTCCAGCACGTTCCGGCAAAAGCCTGTACTATCCTGATCCGAAACATGGGACAAAACATGGGACAGAATCATGGGAAAGCACACGCTGCACCGACTCACGGCGCGCGAGGTGACAGGCGCCAAGGATAGGGGGCACTACCCGGACGGCGGGGGGCTTTACCTTCGCGTCGGTGCGTCCGGCACCCGATCCTGGATATTCCGGTACACCCGCCAAGACAAAACCCGCGAGATGGGTCTGGGCGCCGTCAAGGACGTGACGCTGGTCAAGGCCCGGCACCTGGCCGCTGAGGCCCGCGAGCTGCTGCGCGGGGGGCTGGACCCGATCGACACGCGCACGGGCAGCACCACACGGGCCGCCCGCGCATCGGCCGTCACGTTCCAGCAGTGCGCCGAGCGCTACATCGAGGCCAAGCGGGCCGGCTGGAAGAACGCCAAGCACGCCGCGCAGTGGGGCGCCACGCTGGCGCAGTACGCGAGCCCGATCATCGGCGCGCTGAGCGTGGCCGACGTGACGCTACCGCACGTCCTGCAAATCCTTGAACCGATCTGGACCACGAAAACAGAAACCGCGTCACGGCTTCGCGGGCGCATTCAGTCGGTTCTGGACTACGCCACGGCGCGCGGCTACCGCACCGGCGACAACCCGGCCCGGTGGACTGGCCACCTAAAGGAACTGCTGCCGGCACCCGGCAAGGTGGCGAAGGTCGAGCATCACGCCGCACTGCCGTGGCAGGAGATCGGCGCATTCATGGCCGAACTGAGGCAGCAGGCCGGCATGGGCGCCCGTGCGCTTGAACTGGCCATTCTGACGGCCGCGCGATCGGGTGAGGTGCGGGGCGCGACCTGGGCCGAAGTCGGTCTAGCGCAGGCCGTGTGGACGATACCGGCCGCCCGGATGAAGGCCGCGAAAGAGCACCGGGTTCCGCTGTCCGCTGAGGCCGTGGAACTGCTGCGAACCCTGCCGCGCATAGACGGCAGCGAACTGCTGTTCCCGAACAGCAAGGGCGCCGCGCTATCCGACATGACGCTGTCGGCCGTCCTGAAGCGCATGGGCCGGGCTGTCACAACGCACGGCTTCCGAAGCACCTTTCGGGACTGGGCCGGCGAATGCACAGCCTACCCGCGCGAGGTCATCGAACACGCGCTGGCGCACCAGTTACGGGACCGAGCCGAGGCCGCCTACGCACGCGGCACGCTGTTCGACAAGCGGCGCCGGCTGATGGCCGAGTGGGCGCAGTTCTGCGGCATTGTGGCGCCCGTGGCCGGCGTGGTGCCGCTGCGCCGTGGCGCATGACTAATCCTTTGGATTACAATTGCTGCCCATGTTGACCATCGGCGAGCTGCCCGAATACATCCGCCGAGCGGACAAACTGCTGACTGAAGCGCAGCGCCGGGGCGTAATCGACTACCTGGCGGCACACCCGAAAGCAGGCGACTTACTGGAAGGCACCGGCGGTATTCGAAAGCTGCGCTGGGGGCGCGACGGCCGCGGCAAGAGTGGCGGCGTGCGAGTGATTTACTACTTCCACAGCGAGGCCATGCCGCTGTACCTGCTGACGCTGTTCGCCAAGAACGAACGGGCCAACCTGAGCAAGGCCGAACGCAACGCGCTGGCTGAGCTGGTGGACGTGTTGCAAACGGCGTGGATCAAAAGGAGCAAACCATGAGTGAGGCATTCGAAAGTATTCGGCAAGGGCTGCAAGAGGCCATCGCGCACGCCAAAGGCGAGCCGGTGGCGGCACGCGTGCATGCCATGCGCCCCGTGGACGTTAAAGCGCTGCGCCAAGGGCTGGGGCTCACACAAGCACAGTTCGCGGCGCGCCTTGGGTTTTCCGTGGCGACGCTGCGGCATTGGGAACGCGGCGACCGCACGCCCAAAGGCCCGGCGCTGGTATTGCTCAACGTAATACAGCGCGAACCGAAGGCCGTGCTGCGGGCGCTGGCCGCCTGAATCGAAGTGCACGGAAGGGGTGGCATGGACGAAAGCGAATGGCAAGCGCTGGTGGAGGTGGCGCGGGCCGGCAATGTCGCGCCGCTGGTCGCTGCGACACAGAGACTCGGCACCGAGATAAAGGTTTTGCATGAACGGGCATTTGCATTCACCGACTTCCCGCCTTGTGTCCGCGACTACCTGACCGAGATATACGGCACAAAGCAAACCCGTCGTGGTCGGCCTGGCCTTACGGAATGGGAACGCGAAATAACGCGCGGCGCTTACGAAATTAATCGACTGATTGCCGAGATAACGAAGCACCATGCCGGCAGTGGCGAACTGATAGGGGGGCGCGTTTACCCGATTGACGAGAAACCTTCCGATTACGCGCTGCGGGTGGTGGGCGCTGATCTTGGCCTGACCGCCGACGCGGTAAGGGATCGAATTCACCCAAGGAAACGCAAGCCGCCCGAATAAAACACATCGACGCCGCGCGGCCGCATTGCCAACATGCGCCCATGAGTTCCGGCCGGTGCCGGGGCCTTGCATGGGGTTCAATCATGACGCAACGCAACAACGATTCCATCCTGCGCCGGCCGCAGGTCGAGGCGATGACCGGCTTGTCGTGCAGTTCGATTTACGCAGCGATGGCCGAGGGCAGTTTCCCGCGCCCGGTGCGGCTGGGCGTCCGCGCCGTTGGCTGGGTCGAGAGCGAGATAACCGCCTGGATCGAGTCGCGAATCACCGCGAGCCGGAAGGCTGCCTAATGGCCAGCAAAAACCCCGCACCCGGCGGCAACCGGGGCGGGGCGGGCACTTCAAAACACTTCGTCGCCGATTGTACCGCGTGGCGCCGCTGGGCGATCATTGCCAGTGTAGAACGCATGAGCGGGCGTCAAAGGCGCGCAGTTCGCCTGCTGGCTACGGGACTAGCCGCAACGCCCGAAAGCGCCTTCAAGTCGCTGGGAAGGCGCCTATGAGCGCAAAGAGTGGGCTGCGCGCGAAGGGCCGGTCAAGCAGTAAGCCGTTTCTATCGC
This Immundisolibacter cernigliae DNA region includes the following protein-coding sequences:
- a CDS encoding efflux RND transporter permease subunit, with amino-acid sequence MSRYNLAEWGLRRPALTVYLIGLLLLGGAVAFFGLGQTDMPNWTMRAMPIRVFWPGASAEQIEQQVVDKIERKLQDTPYLDSLISTSKPGEAWIWVNLENSLTDPKTKVPDIWYQVRKKVGDIRDTLPPGVQGPYFNDEFGDVYPLVYGIWGDEFSYAELKDQADWLREELLRLPIVEKVVLIGAQPQRVYLNLSTARLGNLRVSPLALTEAIAGHNAMQAAGHIENTTDRLRLRLGGQFGSVEDVRRVPVPAADGRLLTVGDLAEISAGYQYPAEQLMRVNGHPAVGLAISMAAGGNVVDLRRDVVALMGRLQAGLTVGVQATLVADEPQVVTHTLDKFLFKLAVAVGIVLLVSYATLGWRSGLVVATAFPLVLGATFMAMKVMDIDLQRISLGALIISLGLLVDDAIIIVEMMQVKMRQGLDRFHAASAAYTSTSLPMLTGTLVTIAGFMPIALAKTALREFMFGLYGVIAVALLVSWLVSVLFTPYLAYRMLPAQVGHHDEVYDTPFYRRLRDLVRACVNRPGWMVATVALLVGLAAVAGRQVEKQFFPLTDRPDLIVETWLPEGSSFAANEALAKDIDRLLKGEAGVHSWVSYIGSDTPRIFTDLWIELPAHNVIKTYIQTTDRPTRDRLREALRTRIARDLPQARARVNVFPFGMPAPSSIEYRITGPDRHTLREFAAQVRAVMHDHPQTSGVHYSWRGPVSTVRLDLDQARLTALGLSAQRLGESLDMLLSGRPVTQLRDGDETIDVVLRLTEDERTRLGYLPNVPVPLADGSSLPLGQLAHLQPAVEEGVVSHYNRMPAIMVYADLPWYVQPLDVDAQLRERLDAIRQRLPLGYHLEIGGIGELSAEVDEAIGAVMPIIAVAIVTLLMMQLQHLGLTLLVLASAPLGLIGVLVTLWLADLPLGLVAQLGVLALAGITMRNTVILVDQIRQDVAAGLSRHEAVIESTVRRFRPIVVTAAAAILALVPLLTDPFWGPMAYAMMGGLLVATMLTVLFVPTLYAACFRVRSSPAAPPPV
- a CDS encoding efflux RND transporter periplasmic adaptor subunit, with amino-acid sequence MQVPAAGEFAAQQRYAARIEARHETVLAFQVSGRVSARQAEVGDTVAAGAVLARIDSTDLRLRVRELSARLSASRAERGDAGAALRRANELRPKGFVSQADFDRATYRDQAAAAQVAALTAQLQLARRDLAYAALTAPTAGVITARMIEAGQVVSAGQPAFSLAQAGQIEAVFDLPEHQRAGLPDTVQVTLWTQPDHPLTAKVREIAPQAADGSRTYRVRTTLPVTDGPPPGLGSSATVAFAGPVALPAIPSAAVLKRDDGQPAVWVVDTNGAVRLRPVTLGPVQGDRVSIADGLGAGDWVVTAGVHDLRDGQAVSLP
- a CDS encoding class I SAM-dependent methyltransferase; the encoded protein is MDIRFLRSFLANPLRMGSAFPSSPALAGQITDPINFARARVIVELGPGTGAFTRLLAQRAHPACRVLALELDTELAAYVATRYPRVEVINAAAQCLPEVLAERGIPQVDAVVCGLPFANFSAAHQASVVNAVRAALRPGGSFVSYSFVHAQVLPTSRRFRRSLQDLFGHLDIHPVFLNAPPALVYSCVA
- a CDS encoding aromatic ring-hydroxylating oxygenase subunit alpha, giving the protein MKIDDLGHPGQLVDPETGLVSRRIFTDPEIHRLELTRVFARSWLFVGHDSELPKAGDYLRRVMGDDPVILARGQDGALRVFLNACPHRGALLCRADAGNAMGYVCPYHGWSFDNTGQLTAMADAPEAYKGRVDLATFNLVQARVGVHAGLIFATFDPQAPSLDEYLGDARWYIDMLFARTPGGAQALGAPIRWVAQKNWKYGAVNFAADGPHALKTHGPITRKIAGGMPLEVLRDLAIEGPAVRAGNGHGCIFVDLPPGMPPWVGFHPDMVALYQKTLTPGQLQLKSKLFNKVMTIFPNLSWVHFPITFRPDQPPVNFFNVRVWQPTGPDRTEIWNWFFADREAPDEYKQASLQAGIRTFTAAGTFDQDDAEAWAAIDAGSRGTIGRERMSSFQMILASQDERIADFPGPGEAYRSTYSEMSEFGLLLRWRELMAG
- a CDS encoding aromatic-ring-hydroxylating dioxygenase subunit beta yields the protein MENNPQVDDATYRRILNFLYDEAELFDQHAYGRWLERVTPDIRYRMPGRGFYEGQAPQSQFVNGYFDDDYATLATRIELWSRPSTTTAESPPTITRHFVTNIRAYDGGQPGTFLVTSHVLVFRVRPTQSTPYFFSGRREDRLREEGGELRLAARDILMDEVVLMSPNLSFLV
- a CDS encoding tyrosine-type recombinase/integrase, yielding MGKHTLHRLTAREVTGAKDRGHYPDGGGLYLRVGASGTRSWIFRYTRQDKTREMGLGAVKDVTLVKARHLAAEARELLRGGLDPIDTRTGSTTRAARASAVTFQQCAERYIEAKRAGWKNAKHAAQWGATLAQYASPIIGALSVADVTLPHVLQILEPIWTTKTETASRLRGRIQSVLDYATARGYRTGDNPARWTGHLKELLPAPGKVAKVEHHAALPWQEIGAFMAELRQQAGMGARALELAILTAARSGEVRGATWAEVGLAQAVWTIPAARMKAAKEHRVPLSAEAVELLRTLPRIDGSELLFPNSKGAALSDMTLSAVLKRMGRAVTTHGFRSTFRDWAGECTAYPREVIEHALAHQLRDRAEAAYARGTLFDKRRRLMAEWAQFCGIVAPVAGVVPLRRGA
- a CDS encoding type II toxin-antitoxin system RelE/ParE family toxin; its protein translation is MLTIGELPEYIRRADKLLTEAQRRGVIDYLAAHPKAGDLLEGTGGIRKLRWGRDGRGKSGGVRVIYYFHSEAMPLYLLTLFAKNERANLSKAERNALAELVDVLQTAWIKRSKP
- the nadS gene encoding NadS family protein, which produces MSEAFESIRQGLQEAIAHAKGEPVAARVHAMRPVDVKALRQGLGLTQAQFAARLGFSVATLRHWERGDRTPKGPALVLLNVIQREPKAVLRALAA
- a CDS encoding helix-turn-helix transcriptional regulator, which gives rise to MTQRNNDSILRRPQVEAMTGLSCSSIYAAMAEGSFPRPVRLGVRAVGWVESEITAWIESRITASRKAA